From the Leucobacter denitrificans genome, one window contains:
- a CDS encoding RES family NAD+ phosphorylase — translation MTGETLRLYRCYPRISGARTGKPGHWSYVPRPQFHGRWDNSDLYDSWYFSKSQVGAVAESFYNKREWIPEVFLTPAGTPRAIAEFTYSGGSLLDLDDAETLMGLGIRPSEVVVQDLSKTQQLAQRVFETRASDCGGLSWWSAQMPSESSVMLWAEDGAPPAGLKLSGIQSLSLEHPAVIEAAARLYRPLGA, via the coding sequence ATGACAGGCGAGACTCTGCGGCTCTATCGTTGCTACCCAAGAATTTCTGGGGCCCGAACGGGCAAACCCGGTCACTGGTCCTATGTACCGAGGCCCCAGTTTCACGGCCGCTGGGACAATTCTGACCTGTATGACTCGTGGTATTTCTCGAAATCGCAGGTAGGGGCAGTTGCTGAGAGCTTCTACAACAAACGTGAGTGGATCCCAGAGGTCTTTTTGACTCCGGCAGGTACTCCGCGAGCAATTGCTGAGTTCACATATTCTGGCGGCTCGCTTCTCGATTTAGACGATGCGGAAACGCTAATGGGTTTGGGAATCCGGCCCAGTGAGGTTGTTGTACAAGACTTGAGCAAGACACAGCAACTTGCGCAACGGGTGTTTGAAACACGAGCGAGCGACTGCGGAGGACTCTCGTGGTGGTCAGCACAGATGCCGTCTGAGAGTTCGGTTATGCTGTGGGCCGAAGACGGGGCTCCGCCAGCGGGACTCAAACTATCAGGGATTCAGTCGCTGAGCCTGGAGCACCCAGCCGTTATAGAGGCGGCAGCCCGACTTTATCGTCCACTCGGTGCATAG
- a CDS encoding AAA family ATPase produces the protein MLSPATDPVLAEVAETARELRRARRVARAHSQDMLAHDAAEALRQRLDALLADPETREVVDSALTERASVLRTAVLTRKHELSQRELRKEIDAFAHRAGSARRTLLATERARQAELRTKAAHATDEHVSWLDTQIKDATTRDAVLEAVSSLRLREARSQLERGLLLTRQMRDIIAESLPALMRGEPMLLLGETGGAKTALAEYLSRRLGRQPEFVSGYGDISSTQLIGSHELRPVDGATASVFVPGPLLRAMTTGGPLILDEVNAMPAEFLKRLNRVLQLRPGDSFSVQENAGEQVTVAQGFVILATANEQTPHRYRGIDRMSAELVNRFGANSYRVHYPDHTREYTDTPVENALLAAASIADKEGNIPLSADELERVSRAAFISQQVFSGAHGEGFSEFVSTEREIDGRPGLEESVLAPRTLVAILQKVAGSGGLISLDLALNRFVEGVMHAEDRQVLALILRSQGFLAGPHKGGSRRTYAPSGR, from the coding sequence ATGCTTTCGCCCGCGACAGATCCTGTGCTTGCTGAGGTTGCCGAAACCGCCAGGGAGCTTCGTAGGGCGCGTCGTGTCGCACGCGCACACTCTCAAGACATGCTTGCGCACGATGCAGCCGAGGCGCTACGTCAGCGTCTTGATGCGCTACTCGCGGATCCGGAGACTCGAGAGGTTGTGGACTCGGCACTCACCGAGCGCGCTTCGGTTCTGAGAACAGCCGTGCTCACTCGTAAGCATGAACTGTCGCAGCGAGAACTACGTAAAGAGATCGATGCGTTCGCACATCGTGCAGGTAGCGCGCGACGTACGCTGCTTGCTACAGAGCGAGCACGACAAGCAGAACTCCGCACCAAAGCTGCGCACGCAACTGACGAGCACGTTTCGTGGCTCGATACGCAAATCAAAGATGCGACTACGCGAGACGCGGTGCTCGAAGCCGTCTCCTCACTACGATTACGTGAGGCAAGGTCTCAACTCGAACGTGGGCTGCTTCTGACCAGGCAGATGCGAGACATTATTGCTGAGTCTCTCCCAGCACTCATGCGTGGTGAGCCGATGCTCCTGCTCGGAGAAACCGGTGGAGCAAAGACCGCACTCGCAGAGTACCTTTCAAGACGCCTGGGCAGACAACCAGAATTTGTGTCCGGATACGGCGACATCTCGAGCACACAATTGATCGGCAGCCACGAACTGAGACCGGTTGACGGTGCTACAGCGAGCGTCTTTGTTCCGGGACCACTGCTTCGAGCGATGACCACGGGCGGTCCCCTCATACTCGACGAAGTAAATGCGATGCCAGCCGAGTTCCTGAAGCGTCTGAACAGAGTATTGCAACTTCGTCCCGGCGATAGTTTCTCTGTTCAAGAGAATGCCGGTGAACAGGTTACCGTTGCCCAAGGGTTCGTCATTCTTGCGACCGCGAACGAACAGACTCCGCACCGCTATCGCGGCATAGACCGTATGAGCGCAGAATTGGTGAACAGATTCGGGGCGAATAGCTACCGTGTACACTACCCAGACCATACGCGTGAATACACTGACACGCCCGTCGAAAACGCGCTTCTGGCAGCCGCGTCGATTGCAGACAAAGAAGGAAACATCCCGCTCTCCGCTGACGAGCTTGAGCGAGTGTCACGCGCAGCCTTCATCAGCCAACAGGTGTTTTCTGGAGCACATGGTGAGGGCTTTTCGGAATTTGTTTCGACAGAGCGCGAAATAGATGGAAGGCCGGGGCTCGAAGAATCTGTGCTTGCTCCCCGCACACTCGTCGCAATCTTGCAGAAGGTCGCCGGAAGCGGAGGACTCATCTCACTCGACCTTGCTCTCAACAGGTTCGTCGAGGGCGTCATGCACGCCGAAGATCGCCAGGTGCTCGCCCTCATTCTGCGCTCGCAAGGTTTTCTCGCGGGCCCCCACAAGGGTGGATCACGGCGTACCTATGCACCGAGTGGACGATAA
- a CDS encoding vWA domain-containing protein — translation MAEAHGEARLRGTIMAASAVLGVPVHLVEGDRWKVEDGAVSVGLDRLIANRDSDAAAARVLLLIWESVREVRVAKLRRMRRLALARQNPDHEPVLATIDRLFAVRELTAAMPHLREPLARVIYADLPGNVGELNRNLQWLCALLAITADARASRRYIEACSLEVEEELSRLQKTGGATAAAQVLRLALAPDGSRAHLQRFERAYALIVPPFERLMKIDRARTGIEPGSREGVASPEQSVATEGSDAGVAFDADNAEPGDANAEASNDESEESARAGDKRDSAEGSDLFVAEQAGFVASVLDTPLPAGGAWADEVLPDDLSATGASETAPTTLPSGPSHSGGSAATSLAIYREQVRELSPHIERLREVWQIVISERIGARNVLSRVPNPEGEVLDKSSLVRIVAEVTAGVKRPNAYLSRHRDLRRTKREGSTDYILLIDRSASMLGAPAEAAADAALIMLESLAAVERDIAAEERALDIDLELALRTALIVYDTEATVVKPLSGALDDHTRRRMHAEIRAPRGSTNDSVALEAAARELRIGVGREHLSVGVERRRVVILVSDGGTDDSARAHTRLLNLRAAGVKVFGIGIRTGDLVTRFAPDGMQLDDANALPAVIEDLIRSSGLDRDHS, via the coding sequence ATGGCTGAGGCGCATGGTGAAGCTCGATTGCGCGGAACAATTATGGCCGCGTCTGCAGTGCTCGGCGTGCCAGTTCATCTTGTAGAGGGCGACAGGTGGAAGGTCGAAGACGGTGCGGTGAGCGTCGGTCTCGACAGACTAATTGCAAACCGGGACAGTGATGCCGCAGCCGCACGGGTTCTACTTTTGATTTGGGAATCAGTGCGGGAGGTGCGAGTTGCCAAACTTCGCCGGATGCGGAGACTCGCGCTCGCACGGCAGAACCCGGATCATGAACCAGTTCTTGCGACAATCGACCGGCTATTTGCAGTGCGAGAATTGACCGCGGCGATGCCTCATCTGCGGGAGCCGTTGGCCCGCGTGATCTATGCCGATCTCCCGGGTAACGTGGGCGAGTTGAATAGAAATCTGCAGTGGTTATGTGCGTTGCTCGCTATCACCGCTGATGCGCGCGCTAGTCGAAGGTACATCGAGGCTTGTTCGCTCGAAGTTGAGGAAGAACTTTCGAGACTTCAGAAGACCGGCGGTGCGACTGCTGCCGCTCAGGTGCTTCGCCTTGCACTTGCACCAGACGGCAGCCGAGCGCATCTTCAGCGCTTTGAGCGTGCGTACGCCCTTATCGTTCCTCCATTCGAACGCCTCATGAAGATTGACCGCGCGCGCACTGGAATCGAGCCCGGATCACGAGAGGGCGTGGCGTCACCAGAGCAGTCGGTCGCGACCGAAGGGAGTGATGCGGGTGTAGCCTTCGACGCAGATAATGCCGAGCCAGGTGATGCCAACGCAGAAGCGTCGAACGATGAAAGTGAGGAGTCTGCCCGCGCTGGAGATAAGCGAGATTCCGCAGAGGGATCGGATCTCTTCGTCGCTGAACAGGCTGGTTTCGTCGCAAGTGTGCTCGACACTCCTTTGCCTGCCGGAGGCGCCTGGGCCGACGAAGTGCTGCCAGACGACCTCAGCGCGACTGGTGCATCAGAAACGGCGCCGACGACGCTTCCGTCTGGGCCGAGCCATTCGGGTGGATCGGCAGCAACATCGCTCGCAATCTATCGTGAGCAAGTGCGTGAACTCTCTCCACACATTGAACGATTGCGTGAGGTATGGCAGATCGTTATTTCTGAGCGGATTGGCGCGCGCAACGTCTTGTCTCGTGTTCCAAACCCAGAAGGTGAGGTGCTCGACAAGAGCTCACTTGTTCGAATTGTCGCCGAGGTGACTGCGGGAGTGAAACGCCCGAATGCCTATCTTTCACGACATCGTGACCTGCGCCGCACGAAACGAGAAGGAAGCACGGACTACATTTTGTTGATTGACCGATCCGCTTCAATGCTTGGCGCACCAGCCGAAGCAGCCGCCGATGCGGCACTCATTATGCTCGAGTCACTTGCAGCCGTGGAACGCGATATTGCGGCAGAAGAACGTGCACTCGACATCGACCTTGAACTCGCGTTGCGAACTGCGCTGATTGTCTATGACACCGAAGCTACCGTGGTTAAGCCGCTCTCAGGAGCGCTCGATGACCACACACGACGTCGCATGCACGCCGAGATCCGGGCCCCTCGTGGATCCACGAACGACTCGGTGGCTCTTGAAGCAGCGGCACGTGAGCTTCGAATTGGTGTGGGCCGCGAACACCTGAGCGTCGGAGTGGAACGTCGCCGAGTGGTCATCCTGGTGAGCGATGGTGGAACCGACGACAGTGCGCGTGCGCACACTCGATTGCTCAATTTGCGCGCGGCGGGAGTGAAAGTGTTTGGCATTGGGATCCGTACCGGCGATCTCGTCACCCGATTTGCGCCAGACGGGATGCAGCTCGATGACGCAAACGCTTTACCCGCAGTGATCGAAGACCTCATTAGGTCGTCGGGTCTTGACCGGGACCACTCATGA
- a CDS encoding thioesterase family protein: protein MHMLPRTLWHQWFVGKRGSKIGFTDVSRSQFRVWPTDIDILRHMNNGKYLSIMDIGRFDLLLRNGVFELFRREGWYPVVVGQTISYRKSLNPWQKFTVESQILGFDDQAVYLEQRFVRPAPRGSGIAGEPEIYARAIVRGRILRTGGGVVPVDEIIDKSGANPDELRLPPEILEWGTSTRLPSTRQDAPSVWENH from the coding sequence ATGCATATGCTTCCTCGCACACTTTGGCATCAGTGGTTCGTCGGAAAACGGGGCTCGAAAATCGGGTTCACTGATGTCTCACGGTCGCAGTTTCGGGTGTGGCCGACCGACATCGATATCCTCCGACACATGAACAACGGCAAGTATTTGTCCATCATGGATATTGGCCGATTCGACCTTCTGCTTCGGAACGGTGTTTTCGAACTGTTTAGGCGCGAGGGCTGGTATCCAGTGGTTGTCGGCCAGACAATCTCTTATCGGAAGTCGTTGAATCCTTGGCAGAAATTTACCGTTGAGTCGCAGATCTTAGGGTTCGACGACCAGGCTGTGTACCTTGAGCAGCGATTTGTGCGCCCTGCTCCGCGAGGGTCAGGCATCGCAGGCGAACCCGAGATTTATGCGCGCGCGATCGTACGCGGCCGAATTCTTCGCACTGGCGGAGGGGTCGTTCCAGTCGACGAGATCATCGATAAGTCGGGGGCAAACCCTGATGAACTTCGGCTTCCCCCCGAGATTCTAGAATGGGGCACCTCGACGCGGCTTCCATCTACCAGACAAGACGCCCCGAGTGTTTGGGAGAACCACTAG
- the efp gene encoding elongation factor P, with protein MATSNDIKNGTVIKEAGQLWNVLEFQHVKPGKGGAFVRTKQKNVVTGKIIDKTYNAGAKIETATVDRRDFQYLYQDGADFVFMDLSDYDQLTVSAAVVGDAHKYMLENQQVQIGLHEGEPLYLEMPASVVLEVTYTEPGLQGDRSTGGTKSATVETGAEIQVPLFLETGTKVKVDTRTGDYLGRVNE; from the coding sequence ATGGCAACCTCGAACGACATCAAGAACGGCACAGTCATCAAGGAGGCAGGTCAGCTCTGGAACGTTTTGGAGTTTCAGCACGTAAAGCCTGGCAAGGGTGGTGCGTTTGTGCGCACTAAGCAGAAGAATGTTGTCACGGGCAAAATCATTGATAAGACGTACAACGCTGGCGCGAAGATCGAGACGGCAACCGTTGATCGCCGTGACTTCCAGTACCTCTACCAAGACGGTGCAGATTTCGTATTTATGGATCTGAGCGATTACGACCAGCTCACGGTATCCGCTGCGGTGGTAGGCGATGCGCACAAGTACATGCTCGAAAATCAGCAGGTGCAGATTGGTCTGCACGAAGGTGAGCCACTGTACCTTGAGATGCCGGCTTCGGTGGTTCTTGAGGTGACATACACCGAGCCAGGACTGCAGGGTGACCGCTCAACAGGTGGCACCAAGTCGGCAACGGTTGAGACCGGTGCTGAGATTCAGGTTCCTCTCTTTCTCGAGACCGGCACCAAGGTCAAGGTTGACACTCGCACGGGGGATTACCTCGGCCGTGTCAACGAATAA
- the nusB gene encoding transcription antitermination factor NusB → MSARTKARKRALDMLFQADVLETTLAEIVSAEAGRALNEPDRVASWIYAREIVDGVADHREEIDELISSYAQGWTIDRMPNVDRAILRLTSWEILYNPEVPAAVAINEAVGLAKQYSTEDSSRFVNGVLGRIAEHAQA, encoded by the coding sequence ATGAGTGCACGTACTAAGGCGCGCAAGCGCGCGCTTGACATGCTGTTTCAGGCAGATGTGCTTGAAACTACACTCGCTGAAATCGTCAGTGCCGAAGCCGGGCGTGCCCTAAACGAGCCAGACCGCGTGGCTTCGTGGATATACGCCCGTGAGATCGTCGATGGTGTCGCAGATCACCGCGAGGAGATCGATGAGTTGATTTCAAGCTACGCGCAGGGATGGACGATTGATCGCATGCCCAATGTGGATCGCGCTATTTTGCGGCTCACTTCTTGGGAGATTTTGTACAACCCCGAGGTGCCAGCCGCGGTGGCTATTAATGAAGCCGTCGGTTTAGCGAAGCAGTACTCAACTGAAGACTCGAGCAGATTTGTGAATGGAGTGTTGGGGCGCATCGCTGAACACGCGCAGGCGTGA
- the pyrR gene encoding bifunctional pyr operon transcriptional regulator/uracil phosphoribosyltransferase PyrR, with protein MNTRTVLDQAEISRALTRISHEIIEANKGVSDLVLVGIPTRGTHLAQRIAANISRIEGVDVPVGSLDVTMYRDDLAHHPTRAPMPTEMPEDIDGATVVLVDDVLYSGRTVRAALDALGDHGRPKVVRLAALIDRGHRELPIRADFIGKNLPSSRDERISVRLVEHDGEDAVTIS; from the coding sequence ATGAACACGCGAACGGTTCTCGACCAGGCCGAGATTTCGCGGGCTCTTACCCGTATCTCACATGAAATCATTGAGGCAAACAAGGGTGTTTCAGATCTCGTTTTAGTTGGAATACCAACACGAGGCACCCATCTTGCCCAGCGAATAGCGGCAAATATCTCTCGCATTGAGGGCGTTGACGTACCCGTAGGTAGTCTCGATGTGACGATGTATCGTGATGACCTCGCGCACCATCCCACTCGCGCGCCCATGCCAACGGAGATGCCGGAAGATATCGACGGTGCAACTGTGGTGCTTGTAGACGATGTGTTGTATTCGGGGCGCACGGTTCGGGCTGCGCTCGACGCTTTGGGCGATCATGGTAGGCCCAAGGTTGTGCGCCTTGCCGCTCTTATCGATCGCGGTCACCGGGAACTGCCGATCCGCGCTGATTTTATCGGGAAGAATTTGCCGAGTTCTCGCGACGAGCGAATCTCAGTGCGCCTCGTAGAACACGATGGGGAAGACGCGGTAACGATCTCGTGA
- a CDS encoding aspartate carbamoyltransferase catalytic subunit: MRHLIDTRTLTRDEALLILDTAEDMAATQQREVKKLPTLRGKSVVNLFFEDSTRTRISFEAAAKRLSADVINFSAKGSSVSKGESLKDTAQTLQAIGADGVIIRHPASGAAARLASSGWIDAGVLNAGDGTHEHPTQALLDAFTIRRRLHGEGSRGKGLDGVSVVIVGDIAHSRVARSNLWLLNALGARVSFVAPETLLPFGVRSWPVAIHHSLDTALREEQPDVVMMLRIQSERMHAAYFPNDREYARNWGLDDRRFEGLSDDTLVMHPGPMNRGLEISSRAADSSQSTVLEQVTHGVSVRMAALYLLLSGERIES; encoded by the coding sequence GTGAGGCATCTCATTGACACCCGCACGCTTACGCGAGACGAGGCGCTCCTCATCCTCGATACCGCGGAAGACATGGCAGCGACGCAACAGCGCGAAGTCAAAAAGCTTCCGACACTTCGTGGCAAGTCAGTAGTGAATCTGTTTTTTGAAGACTCGACTCGCACGCGGATCTCGTTCGAAGCCGCCGCTAAGCGTCTTTCTGCCGACGTCATCAACTTCAGTGCGAAGGGCAGCTCAGTTTCTAAGGGTGAGTCTCTCAAAGACACTGCCCAAACCCTGCAGGCAATCGGCGCAGATGGGGTCATTATTCGGCACCCTGCGAGCGGCGCGGCCGCGAGGCTGGCCTCGAGTGGGTGGATCGACGCGGGTGTCTTGAACGCCGGAGATGGCACGCACGAGCACCCCACCCAAGCTCTGCTTGATGCGTTCACGATTCGTCGAAGACTGCATGGTGAGGGGAGTCGCGGCAAGGGGCTCGATGGTGTCTCGGTCGTGATCGTGGGAGATATCGCTCACTCGCGTGTTGCCCGTTCGAACCTGTGGTTGCTCAATGCGCTCGGTGCTCGTGTGAGCTTTGTAGCGCCCGAGACGCTCTTGCCGTTCGGGGTGCGATCTTGGCCCGTGGCGATCCACCATTCGCTCGACACCGCTCTTCGTGAGGAGCAACCCGACGTCGTCATGATGCTCCGCATACAGTCTGAACGCATGCACGCAGCGTACTTTCCGAACGATCGTGAATACGCGCGAAACTGGGGTCTCGACGACCGCAGGTTCGAGGGACTGAGCGACGACACACTCGTGATGCACCCGGGGCCCATGAACCGAGGACTTGAAATTTCATCACGCGCGGCTGATTCTTCGCAATCAACCGTGCTCGAACAAGTTACACACGGTGTCTCGGTGCGAATGGCGGCACTGTACCTACTGCTATCCGGCGAACGAATTGAAAGCTGA
- a CDS encoding dihydroorotase: MTERILIRGARIAADLVERGSEITAAPQQDIRIENGRIAARGEKLEPLEGERVIDASGLVALTGFVDLHTHLREPGFEQSETVLTGTRAAAAGGFTTVFAMANTLPVQDTAGVVEQVKALGDAAGYATVRPIGAVTEGLAGERLSEIGAMAQSLAEVRVFSDDGKCVHDPLLMRRALEYVKTFDGVIAQHAQDPRLTEGAQMNEGAVSSELGLKGWPAVAEESIIARDVLLAEHVGAKLHICHLSTAGSVEVIRWAKARGIAVTAEVTPHHLILTEELARTYDARYKVNPPLRRDTDVQALREAVAEGLIDIIATDHAPHPSETKECEWDSAAFGMVGLESAFSIALSTLVQQGYVSWAELETLLSQKPAEIGGLSVGAEGEHPSALEVGQRADIVLVDPNGSSEFSLGHLKGKSTNSPFLGMELPGRVTHTIRHGYLTLDDGQLTEPETVAQKASEVSQ, encoded by the coding sequence ATGACTGAGCGTATATTGATTCGTGGCGCACGGATAGCGGCTGATCTCGTAGAGCGCGGCTCCGAGATTACGGCAGCGCCGCAGCAAGACATTCGCATCGAAAACGGGCGCATTGCGGCCCGTGGAGAGAAGCTCGAACCGCTAGAGGGCGAACGGGTCATCGACGCGAGCGGGCTCGTCGCGTTGACTGGGTTTGTCGATCTCCACACGCACCTGCGCGAGCCGGGTTTTGAACAATCCGAAACGGTGCTCACAGGCACTCGCGCAGCCGCTGCGGGTGGCTTCACCACGGTGTTCGCTATGGCCAATACGCTGCCGGTGCAAGATACCGCTGGTGTAGTCGAACAGGTGAAGGCGCTCGGTGATGCGGCTGGGTACGCAACAGTGCGACCAATTGGGGCAGTGACCGAAGGACTCGCGGGGGAGCGCCTCAGCGAGATTGGTGCAATGGCTCAGTCTCTCGCAGAAGTTCGAGTCTTCAGTGATGACGGTAAGTGTGTGCACGATCCGCTGCTCATGCGGCGGGCGCTCGAGTACGTGAAGACGTTTGACGGAGTTATCGCTCAGCACGCACAAGACCCGAGGCTCACTGAGGGTGCTCAGATGAACGAGGGCGCGGTCTCGAGCGAGCTTGGTCTTAAGGGATGGCCGGCGGTCGCCGAGGAGTCGATTATTGCTCGAGATGTGTTGCTTGCCGAACACGTTGGCGCCAAGCTGCACATTTGTCACCTGTCAACTGCTGGATCGGTCGAGGTGATCCGCTGGGCAAAAGCGCGGGGAATCGCGGTCACAGCCGAGGTCACCCCGCACCACCTCATTCTCACCGAAGAACTCGCGCGAACATACGACGCACGGTACAAGGTGAATCCGCCGCTTCGTCGCGATACTGACGTGCAGGCGCTTCGTGAGGCAGTTGCCGAGGGTTTGATCGACATCATCGCAACAGATCACGCCCCGCACCCCTCAGAAACGAAGGAATGCGAATGGGACTCCGCGGCCTTCGGCATGGTCGGGCTTGAGTCTGCGTTCTCAATCGCGCTTTCCACACTCGTGCAGCAAGGGTACGTGAGCTGGGCAGAGCTCGAAACGCTGCTCTCGCAAAAGCCGGCTGAAATTGGCGGTCTCTCGGTCGGCGCAGAAGGCGAACATCCGAGCGCGCTCGAAGTCGGGCAGCGCGCTGACATCGTGCTCGTAGATCCCAATGGCTCAAGCGAGTTCTCCCTTGGCCACCTTAAGGGTAAGAGCACCAACTCACCATTTCTCGGAATGGAGCTTCCTGGCCGCGTCACCCACACGATCCGCCACGGATACCTCACACTCGACGACGGGCAACTCACTGAGCCAGAAACAGTGGCGCAGAAAGCAAGCGAGGTGTCGCAATGA
- the carA gene encoding glutamine-hydrolyzing carbamoyl-phosphate synthase small subunit gives MTNTTNEVTAPPASALPEGAAVLVLEDGTRYEGRAYGATGRSLGEIVFSTGMTGYQETLTDPSYAGQIVLMTAPHIGNTGANDTDMESRKIWVAGFIVRDPARRVSNFRAERSLDEDLVNDGVVGISGIDTRAVTRRIRSAGAMRAGVFSGSELELSEDEQLQLVREQAGMAGKHLSNEVTTPERYMVAAAEGTERVGSIAVLDLGIKRATVRYLSEHGFDVTVLPASTTLEEIRELAPDSIFYSNGPGDPAASDAQVEVLAGLLRDGLPYFGICFGNQLLGRALGFNTYKLPFGHRGINQPVLDKRTGRVEITAQNHGFAVDLPIEGEHESPAGLGRVRVSHYSLNDEVVEGLECLDIPAFSVQYHPEAAAGPHDAFYLFDRFRTLVKDRAASSSNTTKETK, from the coding sequence GTGACGAATACGACGAATGAAGTGACAGCGCCGCCCGCGAGTGCACTTCCAGAGGGTGCCGCAGTACTTGTACTCGAAGATGGAACCCGTTACGAGGGGCGGGCATACGGAGCCACCGGCCGATCGCTCGGAGAGATCGTGTTCTCGACCGGCATGACTGGCTACCAAGAGACCCTTACCGATCCTTCGTATGCCGGGCAAATAGTTCTCATGACTGCTCCCCACATTGGCAACACTGGCGCCAACGACACCGACATGGAGTCACGCAAGATTTGGGTCGCTGGATTTATTGTGCGCGACCCGGCACGTCGGGTTTCGAACTTCCGCGCAGAACGCTCGCTTGACGAAGACCTCGTGAATGATGGTGTCGTAGGCATCTCAGGCATCGACACGCGTGCCGTGACCCGGCGCATACGCTCGGCCGGTGCAATGCGGGCCGGTGTATTTTCTGGGAGCGAGCTTGAACTGAGCGAAGATGAGCAACTCCAGCTCGTGCGCGAGCAAGCAGGGATGGCGGGCAAGCACCTCTCAAATGAGGTCACGACCCCAGAGCGCTATATGGTTGCGGCCGCCGAGGGCACTGAGCGCGTCGGATCGATCGCGGTGCTTGACCTCGGGATCAAGCGAGCTACAGTGCGTTACCTCTCTGAGCATGGATTCGACGTTACGGTGCTTCCCGCGTCAACCACCCTTGAGGAAATACGCGAGCTCGCTCCTGATTCGATTTTCTATTCGAATGGCCCCGGAGATCCGGCCGCGTCAGACGCGCAGGTCGAAGTGCTCGCGGGATTGCTCCGTGACGGATTGCCGTACTTCGGTATCTGCTTCGGTAACCAGCTGCTCGGCCGAGCACTCGGCTTCAACACCTACAAGCTTCCATTCGGGCACCGAGGTATCAACCAACCGGTGCTAGACAAGCGAACTGGCCGCGTTGAGATTACGGCGCAAAACCACGGATTCGCTGTGGATCTACCGATCGAAGGCGAGCACGAATCGCCAGCCGGACTCGGTCGAGTTCGCGTCAGTCACTACAGCTTGAACGACGAGGTAGTTGAGGGTCTTGAATGCCTCGATATTCCCGCGTTCTCAGTCCAGTACCATCCCGAAGCAGCGGCCGGACCGCACGACGCTTTTTACCTGTTTGATCGATTCCGCACGCTAGTGAAAGATCGTGCAGCATCCTCGTCGAACACCACCAAGGAGACCAAATAA